In Salmo salar chromosome ssa03, Ssal_v3.1, whole genome shotgun sequence, a single genomic region encodes these proteins:
- the LOC106601267 gene encoding next to BRCA1 gene 1 protein isoform X3 — translation MEYEEALKSASRQGNRLHMNVYETRGQPTRVPAKATGGEPKRGFRPPQHCPTLAQVVSRKVQAAVPEQSMVIMKELKGTKEEDKTPPAWFTSYMEKFKDQVVREAVEKICREFSGQCCIHKPIGAEAQIPEVTSSTLPGGPSSTPACSSCRGQTAGGGYQCSVCTSCTLCEPCSFSHDPSHNLVRARTPLSIPEHGSPAPDHSRFYRRGDRSFRKAEKQRLKAEKRQLKAEVKEIRKQLKMERRGLQWSAAGDGSSSPVLLQPRATQANSPERPKRPCPLVVPAMTALFLDENLPDGTRLRPGTKFIKYWKMRNTGSVSWSSETKLKFMWGNLAVASGDRWREVAVPFLQPGQVGVVSVALCAPALEGSYTSHWRLAHGGEQFGPRVWCSIVVDPLAPAAVMADGVLVSPCVTPQGKNPLSTDKGGKSCAAASRDQALMSVDQDEREYYIPSVDLLTAQDLLSFELLDINIVQELESVPNNTPADMTPCISPLPHDGPLQEKPTLGLIQEEAEAHQGLGPGAEGGRVPAQEEGEEDISGQFVCETVMRSLTLEEAPDHTPLRGNCPCKVVRPAAQGGAASSSLKGKGVEKRLEVRSEKARDISPVAPALAPPQLAIPELMMPDEGLESDIESICVDARGDEDKGEDKGELTEGNRGVRSRSSSASSEDYIIILPDCFDTSRPLGESMYSSALSQPGDAPDTPTDPDHQGRTTPEGEQDEAEETVSGSSSANDMLCTSQTLDAVPLTPVVVAPPRLNSAFTPSLDRNDQTEAAAESLDRTEVYQQGESEDGSKQPDSQPDSPSASGDSEDNSEDPSHPGITGGLVKGALSVAASAYKALFTGQPGPVQPPVDGATQDTMMGVLVEMGFGDRPLNQRLLKKHNYNLLDVVNELVQMTDNDWYSTRY, via the exons A TGGAGTATGAGGAGGCATTAAAG AGTGCATCCAGGCAAGGGAACCGGCTGCACATGAATGTGTATGAGACCAGGGGTCAGCCCACGCGTGTGCCGGCCAAGGCCACTGGAGGGGAGCCCAAGAGAGGGTTCCGTCCCCCACAGCACTGCCCAACCCTGGCTCAGGTGGTGAGCCGGAAGGTCCAGGCTGCTGTCCCCGAACAGAGCATG GTGATCATGAAAGAACTAAAGGGGACCAAAGAGGAAGATAAGACACCTCCAGCATGGTTTACATCTTACATGGAGAAG TTCAAAGACCAAGTAGTGAGGGAGGCAGTGGAGAAAATCTGTCGGGAGTTCTCGGGCCAGTGCTGCATCCACAAGCCCATTGGGGCTGAGGCCCAGATCCCTGAGGTGACCTCCTCCACCCTGCCTGGGGGTCCTAGTTCCACCCCTGCCTGCAGCAGCTGCCGGGGCCAGACCGCTGGGGGAGGATACCAGTGCAg TGTGTGTACGTCCTGCACACTGTGTGAGCCCTGCAGCTTCTCCCATGACCCCAGCCACAACCTGGTGAGAGCCAGaacacccctctccatccctgaGCACGGCTCACCAGCCCCAGACCACAGCAG GTTCTACCGGCGAGGGGACCGGAGCTTCCGTAAGGCAGAGAAGCAGCGTCTGAAGGCTGAGAAGCGTCAGCTGAAGGCGGAGGTAAAGGAGATCAGGAAGCAGCTGAAGATGGAAAGGAGGGGCCTGCAGTGGAGTGCCGCCGGCGACGGGAGCTCCTCCCCTGTCCTACTCCAACCTAGGGCCACCCAGGCCAACAGCCCGGA GCGTCCCAAGCGGCCCTGCCCTCTGGTGGTGCCAGCCATGACGGCCCTGTTCCTGGACGAGAACCTGCCTGATGGGACTCGTCTTCGCCCGGGCACCAAGTTCATCAAGTACTGGAAGATGAGAAACACTGGCAGCGTGAGCTGGAGCTCTGAGACCAAG CTGAAGTTCATGTGGGGGAATCTGGCTGTGGCGTCGGGCGACCGCTGGCGTGAGGTGGCTGTGCCTTTCCTGCAGCCAGGTCAGGTGGGCGTGGTAAGCGTGGCACTATGCGCCCCGGCCCTGGAAGGCTCATACACCTCCCACTGGCGTCTGGCACACGGTGGGGAGCAGTTTGGCCCTCGCGTCTGGTGCAGCATTGTGGTGGACCCCCTGGCCCCTGCAGCCGTGATGGCAGATGGCGTGCTGGTGTCGCCCTGCGTCACCCCTCAG GGGAAGAACCCCCTCTCCACAGATAAGGGTGGGAAGTCTTGTGCTGCAGCCTCTAGGGACCAAGCACTCATGTCAGTGGACCAAGACGAACGAGAATACTACATTCCCTCTGTGGACCTGCTCACAGCCCAGGACTTACTCTCCTTTGAGCTGCTGGACATCAACATTGTTCAGGAACTAGAGAGCGTGCCCAACAACACCCCGGCAG ATATGACCCCGTGCATATCCCCACTGCCTCATGACGGTCCCCTGCAGGAGAAGCCCACCCTGGGGTTGATCCAGGAGGAAGCAGAGGCCCATCAGGGCCTGGGGCCAGGGGCGGAGGGGGGCCGGGTTCCAGcccaggaggagggagaggaggatatcaGCGGTCAGTTTGTGTGTGAGACGGTGATGCGCTCGCTCACACTGGAGGAGGCCCCAGACCACACACCCCTGCGTGGGAACTGCCCCTGCAAAG TGGTCCGCCCAGCAGCCCAAGGTGGCGCCGCCTCCTCTTCTCTTAAAGGGAAAGGTGTTGAGAAGCGTTTGGAGGTGAGGTCGGAGAAAGCCCGGGACATATCCCCCGTGGCCCCAGCCCTAGCACCACCCCAGCTGGCTATACCAGAGCTGATGATGCCAG ATGAGGGACTGGAGTCAGACATCGAGAGCATCTGCGTGGACGCCAGAGGGGACGAAGACAAGGGCGAAGATAAAGGAGAGTTGACAGAGGGGAACAGGGGCGTCCGCAGCCGTTCCTCCTCAGCCTCATCCGAGGATTACATCATCATCCTCCCTGACTGCTTTGACACCAGCCGCCCGCTGGGTGAGTCCATGTACAGCTCCGCCCTCTCCCAGCCTGGCGACGCCCCCGACACGCCCACAGACCCCGACCACCAGGGCCGTACCACTCCCGAGGGGGAGCAAGATGAAGCAGAAGAGACAGTTTCAGGCTCCAGCAGCGCCAACGATATGCTGTGCACCTCCCAGACGTTGGACGCTGTGCCCCTAACCCCTGTGGTGGTGGCACCCCCTCGGCTCAACTCAGCTTTTACACCCAG CCTAGACCGCAATGATCAGACCGAGGCAGCAGCAGAGTCCCTGGACAGGACTGAGGTCTACCAGCAGGGGGAGTCAGAGGATG GTTCCAAGCAGCCAGACAGCCAACCAGACAGTCCATCTGCTTCTGGTGACTCAGAAGACAACTCCGAAGACCCTAG CCACCCAGGcatcactggaggcctggtgaaAGGAGCCCTGTCTGTCGCAGCATCCGCCTACAAGGCTCTGTTCACTGGGCAGCCTGGCCCAGTGCAG CCCCCAGTGGATGGAGCCACCCAGGACACCATGATGGGGGTGCTGGTGGAGATGGGCTTTGGTGACCGGCCGCTCAACCAGCGGCTGCTGAAGAAACACAACTACAACCTGCTGGACGTGGTCAATGAACTGGTTCAGATGACCGACAATGACTGGTACTCCACCCGctactga
- the LOC106601267 gene encoding next to BRCA1 gene 1 protein isoform X2 — protein sequence MDFYINLKVNFRGNAKNFLLSGSETKSWESMEAMVKRSFGLCNLQVTYFDEENEEVSINSQMEYEEALKSASRQGNRLHMNVYETRGQPTRVPAKATGGEPKRGFRPPQHCPTLAQVVSRKVQAAVPEQSMVIMKELKGTKEEDKTPPAWFTSYMEKFKDQVVREAVEKICREFSGQCCIHKPIGAEAQIPEVTSSTLPGGPSSTPACSSCRGQTAGGGYQCSVCTSCTLCEPCSFSHDPSHNLVRARTPLSIPEHGSPAPDHSRFYRRGDRSFRKAEKQRLKAEKRQLKAEVKEIRKQLKMERRGLQWSAAGDGSSSPVLLQPRATQANSPERPKRPCPLVVPAMTALFLDENLPDGTRLRPGTKFIKYWKMRNTGSVSWSSETKLKFMWGNLAVASGDRWREVAVPFLQPGQVGVVSVALCAPALEGSYTSHWRLAHGGEQFGPRVWCSIVVDPLAPAAVMADGVLVSPCVTPQGKNPLSTDKGGKSCAAASRDQALMSVDQDEREYYIPSVDLLTAQDLLSFELLDINIVQELESVPNNTPADMTPCISPLPHDGPLQEKPTLGLIQEEAEAHQGLGPGAEGGRVPAQEEGEEDISGQFVCETVMRSLTLEEAPDHTPLRGNCPCKVVRPAAQGGAASSSLKGKGVEKRLEVRSEKARDISPVAPALAPPQLAIPELMMPDEGLESDIESICVDARGDEDKGEDKGELTEGNRGVRSRSSSASSEDYIIILPDCFDTSRPLGESMYSSALSQPGDAPDTPTDPDHQGRTTPEGEQDEAEETVSGSSSANDMLCTSQTLDAVPLTPVVVAPPRLNSAFTPSLDRNDQTEAAAESLDRTEVYQQGESEDGSKQPDSQPDSPSASGDSEDNSEDPSHPGITGGLVKGALSVAASAYKALFTGQPGPVQPPVDGATQDTMMGVLVEMGFGDRPLNQRLLKKHNYNLLDVVNELVQMTDND from the exons ATGGACTTCTACATCAATTTGAAGGTGAATTTCAGGGGGAATGCGAAGAATTTTCTCCTGTCAGGTTCGGAGACGAAGAGTTGGGAGTCAATGGAGGCCATG GTGAAACGGTCCTTTGGCCTGTGTAATCTACAAGTTACTTATTTTGATGAGGAGAATGAAGAG GTGTCCATAAACAGCCAAA TGGAGTATGAGGAGGCATTAAAG AGTGCATCCAGGCAAGGGAACCGGCTGCACATGAATGTGTATGAGACCAGGGGTCAGCCCACGCGTGTGCCGGCCAAGGCCACTGGAGGGGAGCCCAAGAGAGGGTTCCGTCCCCCACAGCACTGCCCAACCCTGGCTCAGGTGGTGAGCCGGAAGGTCCAGGCTGCTGTCCCCGAACAGAGCATG GTGATCATGAAAGAACTAAAGGGGACCAAAGAGGAAGATAAGACACCTCCAGCATGGTTTACATCTTACATGGAGAAG TTCAAAGACCAAGTAGTGAGGGAGGCAGTGGAGAAAATCTGTCGGGAGTTCTCGGGCCAGTGCTGCATCCACAAGCCCATTGGGGCTGAGGCCCAGATCCCTGAGGTGACCTCCTCCACCCTGCCTGGGGGTCCTAGTTCCACCCCTGCCTGCAGCAGCTGCCGGGGCCAGACCGCTGGGGGAGGATACCAGTGCAg TGTGTGTACGTCCTGCACACTGTGTGAGCCCTGCAGCTTCTCCCATGACCCCAGCCACAACCTGGTGAGAGCCAGaacacccctctccatccctgaGCACGGCTCACCAGCCCCAGACCACAGCAG GTTCTACCGGCGAGGGGACCGGAGCTTCCGTAAGGCAGAGAAGCAGCGTCTGAAGGCTGAGAAGCGTCAGCTGAAGGCGGAGGTAAAGGAGATCAGGAAGCAGCTGAAGATGGAAAGGAGGGGCCTGCAGTGGAGTGCCGCCGGCGACGGGAGCTCCTCCCCTGTCCTACTCCAACCTAGGGCCACCCAGGCCAACAGCCCGGA GCGTCCCAAGCGGCCCTGCCCTCTGGTGGTGCCAGCCATGACGGCCCTGTTCCTGGACGAGAACCTGCCTGATGGGACTCGTCTTCGCCCGGGCACCAAGTTCATCAAGTACTGGAAGATGAGAAACACTGGCAGCGTGAGCTGGAGCTCTGAGACCAAG CTGAAGTTCATGTGGGGGAATCTGGCTGTGGCGTCGGGCGACCGCTGGCGTGAGGTGGCTGTGCCTTTCCTGCAGCCAGGTCAGGTGGGCGTGGTAAGCGTGGCACTATGCGCCCCGGCCCTGGAAGGCTCATACACCTCCCACTGGCGTCTGGCACACGGTGGGGAGCAGTTTGGCCCTCGCGTCTGGTGCAGCATTGTGGTGGACCCCCTGGCCCCTGCAGCCGTGATGGCAGATGGCGTGCTGGTGTCGCCCTGCGTCACCCCTCAG GGGAAGAACCCCCTCTCCACAGATAAGGGTGGGAAGTCTTGTGCTGCAGCCTCTAGGGACCAAGCACTCATGTCAGTGGACCAAGACGAACGAGAATACTACATTCCCTCTGTGGACCTGCTCACAGCCCAGGACTTACTCTCCTTTGAGCTGCTGGACATCAACATTGTTCAGGAACTAGAGAGCGTGCCCAACAACACCCCGGCAG ATATGACCCCGTGCATATCCCCACTGCCTCATGACGGTCCCCTGCAGGAGAAGCCCACCCTGGGGTTGATCCAGGAGGAAGCAGAGGCCCATCAGGGCCTGGGGCCAGGGGCGGAGGGGGGCCGGGTTCCAGcccaggaggagggagaggaggatatcaGCGGTCAGTTTGTGTGTGAGACGGTGATGCGCTCGCTCACACTGGAGGAGGCCCCAGACCACACACCCCTGCGTGGGAACTGCCCCTGCAAAG TGGTCCGCCCAGCAGCCCAAGGTGGCGCCGCCTCCTCTTCTCTTAAAGGGAAAGGTGTTGAGAAGCGTTTGGAGGTGAGGTCGGAGAAAGCCCGGGACATATCCCCCGTGGCCCCAGCCCTAGCACCACCCCAGCTGGCTATACCAGAGCTGATGATGCCAG ATGAGGGACTGGAGTCAGACATCGAGAGCATCTGCGTGGACGCCAGAGGGGACGAAGACAAGGGCGAAGATAAAGGAGAGTTGACAGAGGGGAACAGGGGCGTCCGCAGCCGTTCCTCCTCAGCCTCATCCGAGGATTACATCATCATCCTCCCTGACTGCTTTGACACCAGCCGCCCGCTGGGTGAGTCCATGTACAGCTCCGCCCTCTCCCAGCCTGGCGACGCCCCCGACACGCCCACAGACCCCGACCACCAGGGCCGTACCACTCCCGAGGGGGAGCAAGATGAAGCAGAAGAGACAGTTTCAGGCTCCAGCAGCGCCAACGATATGCTGTGCACCTCCCAGACGTTGGACGCTGTGCCCCTAACCCCTGTGGTGGTGGCACCCCCTCGGCTCAACTCAGCTTTTACACCCAG CCTAGACCGCAATGATCAGACCGAGGCAGCAGCAGAGTCCCTGGACAGGACTGAGGTCTACCAGCAGGGGGAGTCAGAGGATG GTTCCAAGCAGCCAGACAGCCAACCAGACAGTCCATCTGCTTCTGGTGACTCAGAAGACAACTCCGAAGACCCTAG CCACCCAGGcatcactggaggcctggtgaaAGGAGCCCTGTCTGTCGCAGCATCCGCCTACAAGGCTCTGTTCACTGGGCAGCCTGGCCCAGTGCAG CCCCCAGTGGATGGAGCCACCCAGGACACCATGATGGGGGTGCTGGTGGAGATGGGCTTTGGTGACCGGCCGCTCAACCAGCGGCTGCTGAAGAAACACAACTACAACCTGCTGGACGTGGTCAATGAACTGGTTCAGATGACCGACAATGACTG A
- the LOC106601267 gene encoding next to BRCA1 gene 1 protein isoform X1 translates to MDFYINLKVNFRGNAKNFLLSGSETKSWESMEAMVKRSFGLCNLQVTYFDEENEEVSINSQMEYEEALKSASRQGNRLHMNVYETRGQPTRVPAKATGGEPKRGFRPPQHCPTLAQVVSRKVQAAVPEQSMVIMKELKGTKEEDKTPPAWFTSYMEKFKDQVVREAVEKICREFSGQCCIHKPIGAEAQIPEVTSSTLPGGPSSTPACSSCRGQTAGGGYQCSVCTSCTLCEPCSFSHDPSHNLVRARTPLSIPEHGSPAPDHSRFYRRGDRSFRKAEKQRLKAEKRQLKAEVKEIRKQLKMERRGLQWSAAGDGSSSPVLLQPRATQANSPERPKRPCPLVVPAMTALFLDENLPDGTRLRPGTKFIKYWKMRNTGSVSWSSETKLKFMWGNLAVASGDRWREVAVPFLQPGQVGVVSVALCAPALEGSYTSHWRLAHGGEQFGPRVWCSIVVDPLAPAAVMADGVLVSPCVTPQGKNPLSTDKGGKSCAAASRDQALMSVDQDEREYYIPSVDLLTAQDLLSFELLDINIVQELESVPNNTPADMTPCISPLPHDGPLQEKPTLGLIQEEAEAHQGLGPGAEGGRVPAQEEGEEDISGQFVCETVMRSLTLEEAPDHTPLRGNCPCKVVRPAAQGGAASSSLKGKGVEKRLEVRSEKARDISPVAPALAPPQLAIPELMMPDEGLESDIESICVDARGDEDKGEDKGELTEGNRGVRSRSSSASSEDYIIILPDCFDTSRPLGESMYSSALSQPGDAPDTPTDPDHQGRTTPEGEQDEAEETVSGSSSANDMLCTSQTLDAVPLTPVVVAPPRLNSAFTPSLDRNDQTEAAAESLDRTEVYQQGESEDGSKQPDSQPDSPSASGDSEDNSEDPSHPGITGGLVKGALSVAASAYKALFTGQPGPVQPPVDGATQDTMMGVLVEMGFGDRPLNQRLLKKHNYNLLDVVNELVQMTDNDWYSTRY, encoded by the exons ATGGACTTCTACATCAATTTGAAGGTGAATTTCAGGGGGAATGCGAAGAATTTTCTCCTGTCAGGTTCGGAGACGAAGAGTTGGGAGTCAATGGAGGCCATG GTGAAACGGTCCTTTGGCCTGTGTAATCTACAAGTTACTTATTTTGATGAGGAGAATGAAGAG GTGTCCATAAACAGCCAAA TGGAGTATGAGGAGGCATTAAAG AGTGCATCCAGGCAAGGGAACCGGCTGCACATGAATGTGTATGAGACCAGGGGTCAGCCCACGCGTGTGCCGGCCAAGGCCACTGGAGGGGAGCCCAAGAGAGGGTTCCGTCCCCCACAGCACTGCCCAACCCTGGCTCAGGTGGTGAGCCGGAAGGTCCAGGCTGCTGTCCCCGAACAGAGCATG GTGATCATGAAAGAACTAAAGGGGACCAAAGAGGAAGATAAGACACCTCCAGCATGGTTTACATCTTACATGGAGAAG TTCAAAGACCAAGTAGTGAGGGAGGCAGTGGAGAAAATCTGTCGGGAGTTCTCGGGCCAGTGCTGCATCCACAAGCCCATTGGGGCTGAGGCCCAGATCCCTGAGGTGACCTCCTCCACCCTGCCTGGGGGTCCTAGTTCCACCCCTGCCTGCAGCAGCTGCCGGGGCCAGACCGCTGGGGGAGGATACCAGTGCAg TGTGTGTACGTCCTGCACACTGTGTGAGCCCTGCAGCTTCTCCCATGACCCCAGCCACAACCTGGTGAGAGCCAGaacacccctctccatccctgaGCACGGCTCACCAGCCCCAGACCACAGCAG GTTCTACCGGCGAGGGGACCGGAGCTTCCGTAAGGCAGAGAAGCAGCGTCTGAAGGCTGAGAAGCGTCAGCTGAAGGCGGAGGTAAAGGAGATCAGGAAGCAGCTGAAGATGGAAAGGAGGGGCCTGCAGTGGAGTGCCGCCGGCGACGGGAGCTCCTCCCCTGTCCTACTCCAACCTAGGGCCACCCAGGCCAACAGCCCGGA GCGTCCCAAGCGGCCCTGCCCTCTGGTGGTGCCAGCCATGACGGCCCTGTTCCTGGACGAGAACCTGCCTGATGGGACTCGTCTTCGCCCGGGCACCAAGTTCATCAAGTACTGGAAGATGAGAAACACTGGCAGCGTGAGCTGGAGCTCTGAGACCAAG CTGAAGTTCATGTGGGGGAATCTGGCTGTGGCGTCGGGCGACCGCTGGCGTGAGGTGGCTGTGCCTTTCCTGCAGCCAGGTCAGGTGGGCGTGGTAAGCGTGGCACTATGCGCCCCGGCCCTGGAAGGCTCATACACCTCCCACTGGCGTCTGGCACACGGTGGGGAGCAGTTTGGCCCTCGCGTCTGGTGCAGCATTGTGGTGGACCCCCTGGCCCCTGCAGCCGTGATGGCAGATGGCGTGCTGGTGTCGCCCTGCGTCACCCCTCAG GGGAAGAACCCCCTCTCCACAGATAAGGGTGGGAAGTCTTGTGCTGCAGCCTCTAGGGACCAAGCACTCATGTCAGTGGACCAAGACGAACGAGAATACTACATTCCCTCTGTGGACCTGCTCACAGCCCAGGACTTACTCTCCTTTGAGCTGCTGGACATCAACATTGTTCAGGAACTAGAGAGCGTGCCCAACAACACCCCGGCAG ATATGACCCCGTGCATATCCCCACTGCCTCATGACGGTCCCCTGCAGGAGAAGCCCACCCTGGGGTTGATCCAGGAGGAAGCAGAGGCCCATCAGGGCCTGGGGCCAGGGGCGGAGGGGGGCCGGGTTCCAGcccaggaggagggagaggaggatatcaGCGGTCAGTTTGTGTGTGAGACGGTGATGCGCTCGCTCACACTGGAGGAGGCCCCAGACCACACACCCCTGCGTGGGAACTGCCCCTGCAAAG TGGTCCGCCCAGCAGCCCAAGGTGGCGCCGCCTCCTCTTCTCTTAAAGGGAAAGGTGTTGAGAAGCGTTTGGAGGTGAGGTCGGAGAAAGCCCGGGACATATCCCCCGTGGCCCCAGCCCTAGCACCACCCCAGCTGGCTATACCAGAGCTGATGATGCCAG ATGAGGGACTGGAGTCAGACATCGAGAGCATCTGCGTGGACGCCAGAGGGGACGAAGACAAGGGCGAAGATAAAGGAGAGTTGACAGAGGGGAACAGGGGCGTCCGCAGCCGTTCCTCCTCAGCCTCATCCGAGGATTACATCATCATCCTCCCTGACTGCTTTGACACCAGCCGCCCGCTGGGTGAGTCCATGTACAGCTCCGCCCTCTCCCAGCCTGGCGACGCCCCCGACACGCCCACAGACCCCGACCACCAGGGCCGTACCACTCCCGAGGGGGAGCAAGATGAAGCAGAAGAGACAGTTTCAGGCTCCAGCAGCGCCAACGATATGCTGTGCACCTCCCAGACGTTGGACGCTGTGCCCCTAACCCCTGTGGTGGTGGCACCCCCTCGGCTCAACTCAGCTTTTACACCCAG CCTAGACCGCAATGATCAGACCGAGGCAGCAGCAGAGTCCCTGGACAGGACTGAGGTCTACCAGCAGGGGGAGTCAGAGGATG GTTCCAAGCAGCCAGACAGCCAACCAGACAGTCCATCTGCTTCTGGTGACTCAGAAGACAACTCCGAAGACCCTAG CCACCCAGGcatcactggaggcctggtgaaAGGAGCCCTGTCTGTCGCAGCATCCGCCTACAAGGCTCTGTTCACTGGGCAGCCTGGCCCAGTGCAG CCCCCAGTGGATGGAGCCACCCAGGACACCATGATGGGGGTGCTGGTGGAGATGGGCTTTGGTGACCGGCCGCTCAACCAGCGGCTGCTGAAGAAACACAACTACAACCTGCTGGACGTGGTCAATGAACTGGTTCAGATGACCGACAATGACTGGTACTCCACCCGctactga
- the LOC106601269 gene encoding proteasome activator complex subunit 3, with the protein MSSKGIKVDNDLKTKVDAFRERITGEAENLVADFFPKKLLELDSFLKEPILNVADLKEIHSEINVKVPDPIILNNSHDGVDVQNSRKRKMEDGLEDDNCQDGPKVFAMPGGMIKSNGQLVDLIERVKPEIRTLIEKCNTVKMWVQLLIPRIEDGNNFGVSIQEETVAELRTVEGEAASYLDQISRYYITRAKLVSKITKYPHVEDYQRTVTEIDEKEYISLKIIVSELRNQYVTLHDMILKNIEKIKRPRSSNNEALY; encoded by the exons ATGTCTTCAAAAGGCATTAAGGTAGACAATGACCTCAAAACGAAG GTGGACGCCTTCAGAGAGCGGATCACGGGTGAG GCTGAAAACCTGGTAGCAGACTTTTTCCCCAAAAAGTTGCTGGAACTTGACAGCTTTCTGAAG GAGCCCATTTTGAATGTCGCAGACCTGAAAGAGATCCACTCAGAGATAAACGTCAAAGTACCAGACCCAATCATTCTCAACAATAGCCATGATGGAGTAGATGTG caaaattccagaaaacggAAAATGGAAGATGGACTAGAGGATGATAACTGTCAAG ATGGCCCCAAGGTGTTTGCCATGCCAGGGGGGATGATAAAAAGCAACGGCCAGCTGGTGGACCTGATCGAAAGAGTCAAGCCAGAAATAAGAACCCTCATAGAGAAATGCAACACA GTCAAAATGTGGGTCCAGCTCTTAATCCCCAGAATAGAGGATGGTAACAACTTTGGTGTATCCATCCAG GAGGAAACTGTTGCTGAGCTCAGGACTGTGGAAGGAGAGGCAGCCTCTTACCTGGACCAAATTTCCAG GTATTACATCACCAGAGCGAAGCTAGTCTCAAAAATTACAAAGTACCCTCATGTG gaggACTACCAGCGCACAGTGACTGAAATAGACGAGAAGGAATACATCAGCCTCAAGATCATTGTGTCAGAGCTGAGGAATCAATAT GTGACATTACATGACATGATCCTGAAAAACATAGAGAAGATCAAGAGGCCACGAAGCAGCAACAATGAAGCCCTCTACTGA